The proteins below are encoded in one region of Desulfovibrio sp.:
- a CDS encoding site-specific integrase: protein MGVYQRDGRFMVYWHEEGKRRDKSFGRGEVARLQAEAFDLAIQEAKANLNVPVQEAQVTEPGADPVAHQDEPGTRPGEIQAEMPLATSVATVAAVVIPAKGVTFGQLSMMYLDHLRVSGRTPKHIANLENLLNSMFFDILGRDTLVEGMTYLKDIVPFIKEMQGISHQTKRPRSQSCVNRYCDYLDAIFNFGIEMELIARNPMKGRKKAKEKPRDVQVGVDDLRRIMECAEPHVRWAMEVCFNLGTRPGPSELFALRYENVDFGAGTVRIFATKTQTYRTVPVTAAFLDRLREMRRFSRSGYIVEYDGKPVTTIRKSFNKACVKAGITVDVRMYDLRHLFATTMLANGADLAAVSKLMGHSTVKMTADVYYHYLEGEKERAVSKLPSLIAV from the coding sequence ATGGGCGTCTATCAACGCGATGGACGGTTCATGGTCTATTGGCACGAAGAAGGTAAGAGGCGGGACAAGTCCTTCGGTAGGGGCGAAGTGGCCCGTCTCCAGGCTGAGGCGTTTGATCTTGCGATTCAGGAAGCGAAAGCGAATCTGAATGTGCCTGTTCAGGAGGCGCAGGTCACTGAGCCGGGGGCGGACCCGGTTGCGCACCAGGATGAGCCGGGGACTAGGCCTGGAGAAATCCAGGCTGAAATGCCGCTGGCGACGTCGGTAGCGACGGTGGCTGCTGTCGTCATCCCTGCCAAGGGGGTCACCTTTGGTCAGTTGTCGATGATGTACCTGGATCACCTTCGGGTGTCGGGTCGGACGCCGAAGCACATCGCCAACCTCGAGAACCTGCTCAATAGCATGTTCTTCGACATCCTTGGTCGTGACACCCTGGTCGAGGGCATGACGTACCTGAAGGACATCGTCCCGTTCATCAAGGAGATGCAAGGGATCAGTCATCAGACGAAAAGGCCACGGTCCCAGTCCTGCGTCAATCGCTACTGCGACTACCTCGACGCGATATTCAACTTCGGCATCGAGATGGAACTCATTGCCAGGAACCCGATGAAGGGTCGGAAGAAAGCCAAGGAGAAACCTCGGGACGTCCAGGTCGGCGTTGATGACCTGCGCCGGATCATGGAGTGCGCTGAACCTCATGTCCGGTGGGCCATGGAGGTCTGCTTTAACCTCGGGACTCGGCCTGGTCCTTCGGAGCTTTTCGCACTGCGCTATGAAAATGTGGATTTCGGCGCTGGCACGGTGCGGATTTTCGCTACCAAAACGCAGACCTATCGGACTGTCCCGGTAACGGCGGCATTTCTGGATCGCCTTCGAGAGATGAGGAGGTTTTCAAGGTCTGGGTACATCGTTGAATATGACGGGAAGCCGGTGACGACGATCCGGAAGAGCTTCAACAAGGCCTGCGTGAAGGCTGGAATCACCGTGGATGTCAGGATGTATGACCTACGCCATCTCTTCGCGACGACGATGTTGGCGAATGGAGCAGACTTGGCGGCGGTGTCGAAGCTGATGGGTCACTCGACAGTGAAGATGACCGCCGATGTCTACTATCACTACTTGGAAGGTGAGAAAGAACGGGCTGTTAGCAAGTTGCCCAGCTTGATTGCCGTTTAA
- a CDS encoding tyrosine-type recombinase/integrase — protein sequence MKVEPIIDLKNIKSIKKLLADQPRNRLLFTMGVNSGLRVQDILALKVSDVKYCKIGDRVCLKEKKTGKENIFIMNKEIKYALTEHLATSKLEDEHFLFKSRKGKNYPLTTYAVTMMVQRWCDEINLQGNFGAHTLRKTWCYHQRKTFGVSWELLAKRLNHSSPSITRRYLGVQDEEVEEILLNAL from the coding sequence ATGAAAGTTGAGCCCATTATCGACCTCAAGAACATCAAGAGCATCAAGAAGCTCTTGGCGGATCAGCCGCGTAACCGGCTACTCTTTACCATGGGGGTGAACTCTGGGCTCAGGGTCCAAGATATATTGGCCTTGAAAGTATCAGACGTGAAGTATTGCAAAATTGGCGACCGCGTCTGCCTCAAGGAAAAGAAAACTGGCAAAGAGAACATCTTCATAATGAACAAGGAAATCAAGTATGCTCTCACTGAGCACCTTGCAACTTCGAAACTCGAAGATGAGCATTTCCTGTTCAAGAGTCGCAAGGGGAAGAATTATCCGCTGACCACGTATGCTGTCACGATGATGGTACAGCGCTGGTGCGACGAGATCAATCTTCAAGGCAACTTTGGAGCACATACATTGCGAAAGACGTGGTGTTACCATCAACGCAAAACATTTGGCGTTTCATGGGAGTTGTTGGCCAAGAGGCTCAATCACAGTAGCCCCTCGATAACGCGAAGGTATCTTGGGGTGCAGGATGAAGAGGTGGAAGAAATCCTCCTCAACGCATTGTGA